The following coding sequences lie in one Streptococcus suis genomic window:
- the gtfB gene encoding accessory Sec system glycosylation chaperone GtfB gives MIHLFDSYHQGSWDLHYSLLCSGYHNPTIVLNDDGFLPHDVTSPYRFFTQYEQMEGHALYFNQLQTPAFWEIRGDNSQAAIYNFANKRAQIHYAHPSHKRLIKAVDWYDEAGRIVVTDRYNDKGVRFGQTSYDRQGQATQTSYYGLKGQEVLVENHETGDLILNYQNRIYFFKTKHEWIAFYLKEAGFELDRIIYNSLGLSFLTTFYLNEDGEDILFWQEPIHDSIPGNMLLLLNQQSRRPSKVVVQDKATYERLLELASSEQREQIVYLGFLYPFKEKKKLKPEALILTNSDQIEQLDNLITGLPNLHFHIGAITEMSSHLMAVGNHANVTLYPNISMDMVRDLYQKTSIYLDINHGGEILSAVRTAFEHRLLIFAFGETAHAKIYVAKENCFSSLQVELLVTKIQNLLTESGEEANRLLTCQEEEANLVDVAAYQRLIG, from the coding sequence ATGATTCATTTATTTGATAGCTATCATCAAGGAAGTTGGGATTTGCACTATTCCCTGCTATGCTCGGGTTATCATAATCCGACTATTGTCCTTAATGATGACGGTTTTCTACCTCACGATGTGACCTCGCCTTATCGTTTTTTTACCCAGTATGAGCAGATGGAAGGTCATGCCTTGTATTTCAATCAACTACAAACTCCGGCTTTTTGGGAAATTCGAGGTGATAATAGCCAGGCTGCTATTTATAATTTTGCCAATAAACGTGCCCAGATTCATTACGCCCATCCAAGCCATAAGCGTTTGATCAAGGCAGTGGATTGGTATGATGAGGCTGGGCGAATTGTGGTAACAGACCGTTACAATGATAAAGGGGTTCGTTTTGGTCAGACTAGTTATGACAGGCAGGGACAGGCTACTCAGACTAGCTATTATGGTCTCAAGGGGCAAGAAGTCTTGGTTGAAAATCATGAAACGGGCGACCTGATTTTGAATTATCAAAACCGTATCTACTTTTTCAAAACGAAGCATGAATGGATTGCTTTCTATCTCAAGGAGGCAGGTTTTGAGTTAGACCGTATTATTTACAATAGCCTGGGTTTATCCTTCTTGACGACTTTCTATCTCAATGAGGATGGTGAAGACATTCTTTTCTGGCAGGAACCAATTCATGATAGTATTCCAGGTAATATGCTCCTATTGCTCAATCAGCAGAGCAGACGACCAAGCAAGGTAGTGGTACAGGATAAGGCCACTTATGAACGCTTGCTAGAATTAGCCAGTTCGGAACAGAGGGAACAGATTGTTTATTTGGGTTTCCTCTATCCTTTCAAGGAGAAAAAGAAGTTGAAACCAGAAGCCTTAATTTTAACCAATTCTGATCAAATAGAGCAATTGGATAACTTGATTACAGGTTTGCCCAATCTTCATTTTCATATTGGTGCCATTACAGAGATGTCTAGTCATTTGATGGCTGTTGGTAATCATGCCAATGTGACTCTTTATCCAAATATTTCCATGGATATGGTGAGGGACTTGTATCAGAAAACCAGTATCTATCTGGACATCAACCATGGTGGCGAGATTTTATCAGCTGTACGAACTGCCTTTGAACATCGCTTGTTGATTTTTGCTTTTGGTGAAACTGCTCACGCCAAGATCTATGTGGCCAAAGAAAATTGTTTTAGTTCCTTGCAGGTAGAGCTCTTAGTTACTAAAATCCAGAATCTTCTGACTGAGTCAGGAGAAGAAGCAAACCGTCTATTGACTTGTCAGGAAGAAGAGGCTAATTTAGTTGATGTTGCTGCTTATCAGCGTTTGATAGGATAG